A stretch of Lathyrus oleraceus cultivar Zhongwan6 chromosome 6, CAAS_Psat_ZW6_1.0, whole genome shotgun sequence DNA encodes these proteins:
- the LOC127096776 gene encoding uncharacterized protein LOC127096776, protein MAMTTSSRCLSVNLKETRFNSHVPLPPSQHSLIPIFHNNIHPSPVLRTRFHLTVVVPKASAGSYSSTDDDDGVSLGTMKLPVNIDLQRLDSLLFQWANSLAQGASLPLPMPLKVDKIAGGARLGFITIGDGDTEVLVYIDCLVFKPNESSAPIFRASRHGVLKDKVPPGEPRIMRSLMQALQKSVQIATL, encoded by the exons ATGGCAATGACAACAAGTAGTAGATGCTTGAGTGTGAATCTGAAAGAAACAAGATTCAATTCCCATGTTCCTCTGCCACCTTCTCAGCACTCCCTCATCCCTATTTTCCACAACAACATTCATCCCTCACCCGTGCTTCGCACCCGCTTCCATCTCACGGTGGTGGTGCCCAAAGCTTCAGCCGGAAGCTACAGCTCCACCGATGACGATGACGGAGTTTCTCTCGGCACCATGAAACTGCCGGTTAACATAGACCTTCAGAGACTCGATTCCCTCTTATTTCAG TGGGCGAACAGTCTTGCACAGGGAGCCAGTCTACCACTTCCCATGCCTCTCAAG GTGGACAAAATAGCCGGTGGAGCAAGGTTGGGATTTATAACCATTGGAGACGGGGACACAGAAGTTCTTGTGTATATTGACTGTTTGGTTTTTAAACCCAATGAAAGTTCTGCTCCGATTTTTCGTGCATCCAGACATGGAGTCTTAAAAGATAAGGTGCCACCGGGTGAGCCCAGAATCATGAGGAGCCTTATGCAAGCTCTTCAGAAGTCGGTTCAAATCGCAACACTGTGA
- the LOC127096777 gene encoding sorting nexin 1 codes for MVTFEGMEQQRSSSGGASLSPRSPSSSQPFLSVSVTDPVKLGNGVQSYISYRVITKTNFQEYQAPEKIVIRRYSDFVWLRDRLFEKYKGIFIPPLPEKSAVEKFRFSAEFIEMRRQALDVFVNRIASHHELQQSEDLRTFLQAEEETMERLRSHEAGIFKKPSDLMQIFKDVQSKVSDVVLGKEKPVEESDAEYEKLKHYIFELENHLGEAQKHAYRLVKRHRELGQSLSDFGKAVKLLGASEGNALGKAFSELGVKSEILSIKLQKEAHQLLMSFEEPLKDYVRAVQSIKATIAERANAFRRQCELAETMKLKEINLDKLMLIRSDKVGEAEREFHELKAESEQATKTFETIVKLMNEEIGRFQEQKTLDMGIAFHEFAKGQARLANGIADAWRSLLPKLEACSSS; via the exons ATGGTAACTTTTGAGGGAATGGAACAGCAGAGAAGTTCCTCCGGTGGTGCGTCGCTGAGCCCCAGATCGCCGTCGTCATCGCAACCGTTTCTCTCCGTTTCTGTCACGGATCCCGTTAAACTCGGCAATGGCGTTCAGTCTTATATCTCTTACCGCGTCATTACCAAA ACAAATTTTCAGGAATACCAGGCACCTGAGAAGATTGTCATCCGGCGTTACAGTGACTTTGTTTGGTTACGTGATCGCCTTTTTGAGAAGTACAAAGGCATTTTCATTCCTCCTCTTCCAGAGAAAAGTGCTGTAG AGAAATTCCGTTTCAGTGCGGAGTTTATTGAAATGAGGCGACAGGCATTGGATGTATTTGTAAATAGAATAGCGTCGCATCATGAACTTCAACAAAGTGAGGATCTGAGGACGTTTTTGCAGGCAGAGGAAGAG ACAATGGAAAGGTTAAGGTCCCACGAGGCTGGCATATTCAAGAAGCCATCTGATTTAATGCAGATTTTTAAG GATGTGCAATCAAAAGTGAGTGATGTTGTCCTTGGGAAGGAGAAGCCAGTGGAAGAATCTGATGCTGAATATGAGAAGCTAAAACATTACATTTTTGAACTAGAAAATCACTTGGGTGAAGCTCAAAAGCATGCATATCGTCTTGTGAAGAGGCACAGAG AGTTGGGACAATCATTGTCGGATTTTGGAAAAGCCGTGAAACTTCTAGGTGCTTCTGAAGGAAATGCACTTGGGAAAGCATTCTCTGAACTTGGGGTAAAGTCAGAGATTTTATCAATCAAGCTGCAAAAGGAG GCACATCAGCTCTTGATGAGTTTTGAAGAACCTTTGAAAGATTATGTCCGTGCTGTACAATCTATTAAG GCAACAATAGCAGAGAGGGCAAATGCCTTCAGGAGGCAATGTGAATTGGCTGAAACAATGAAGCTGAAGGAGATTAATCT TGACAAACTCATGTTGATTCGCTCTGATAAAGTGGGAGAAGCTGAGCGAGAATTTCATGAG TTGAAGGCAGAGAGTGAACAAGCAACAAAGACATTTGAGACAATTGTGAAACTGATGAATGAAGAAATAGGGCGTTTTCAGGAACAGAAAACATTAGATATGGGGATAGCTTTCCACGAATTTGCTAAAGGTCAGGCACGCCTAGCAAATGGTATTGCAGATGCGTGGCGGAGTTTGCTTCCTAAACTAGAGGCATGTTCCTCTTCGTAG